The following are from one region of the Theropithecus gelada isolate Dixy chromosome 6, Tgel_1.0, whole genome shotgun sequence genome:
- the PAIP2 gene encoding polyadenylate-binding protein-interacting protein 2 — protein sequence MKDPSRSSTSPSIINEDVIINGHSHEDDNPFAEYMWMENEEEFNRQIEEELWEEEFIERCFQEMLEEEEEHEWFIPARDLPQTMDQIQDQFNDLVISDGSSLEDLVVKSNLNPNAKEFVPGVKY from the exons ATGAAAGATCCAAGTCGCAGCAGTACTAGCCCAAGCATCATCAATGAAGATGTGATTATTAACGGTCATTCTCATGAAGATGACAATCCATTTGCAGAGTACATGTGgatggaaaatgaagaagaattCAACAGACAA ATAGAAGAGGAGTTATGGGAAGAAGAATTTATTGAACGCTGTTTCCAAGAAATgctggaagaggaagaagagcatGAATGGTTTATTCCAGCTCGAGATCTCCCACAAACTATGGACCAAATCCAAGACCAGTTTAATGACCTTGTTATCAGTGATGGCTCTTCTCTGGAAGATCTTGTg GTCAAGAGCAATCTGAATCCAAATGCAAAGGAGTTTGTTCCTGGGGTGAAGTACTGA